The stretch of DNA ATCTCGTTGGGATAGCTCCAGAGAACGAGTTCGCTAGTGCGCCTGCAGGACATCGCCCGCAGGACATCCTGAAGGGGGCGAGAAGCGTCGTAGTAATCGCTGTCGCACTCCCACATGCGGCTCTCGAATCCGCTCCTAGCCGCGAGTATTCAGCGAGCTACATGTCCGCCAACCATGAGCTCAATAGGATCGCGTTCAGGCTCGCGAAGTTCCTCCAGGAGAAGGGGCATCGCGCGGTCCAGGTTCCATCGTCCCCCCCGTACGACCTCAAACGTATGAGAGGCGATCTGTCACACAGACATGCGGGCGAGCTGGCAGGTCTCGGGGCGTTCGGCAAGAACAGTCTCCTCCTCTCACCGAGATATGGCGCTAGAATGCGCTTGGTCTCTGTCATCACAGATGCAAACCTCACACCTGACAAGAGGTTGCAAACCGATTTCTGCATGGATTGTGACAAATGCATCCGAGCATGTCCGGCGAAGGCCCTCAAAGGCGGTCGAATAGTTGACAAGAAGGCTTGTGACAATCAGCATCTCAGAATAGGAAAGAAGCTCGATCTGTCGGGCTGGGAACAGGTCTGCGGTGTCTGCATACGCGTCTGCCCAGTGGGCATTCATACCAAGAAGAGATAGCATCACATGACCAATGATTCCTGCGTGCTGAACCGCTCCGCCCCTCGGACCACGACAACTGCATAAACCCCTTGGGCTATCTCGTGGCCGGACGTATGGGACAGATGAGAGTCGTTCAACTAGGATGCGGAATAACAGGCCTCGTGTGCGCGGAATACCTCGAAAAGAACCCCAAGGTGGATGAGCTGGTCCTCGCCGACATGCGAACAGACGCTGCGGAAGGAATGGCTCGGCGGGTCAAGAGCGACAAGATATCGGTCGTCAAGACCGACGCCTCGGACAAGAATGCACTCAAGAAGCTACTGAGAGGAACGGACCTCGTCGTTTGCTCGATCACATCTGAGTTGCTGGGAGAGATCGGTGAGGCGGCGATTGCGAGCGGTGTGAACTATCTTGATTTCAGCTTGTCAGTGGATTTCACCAAGGGGTTCGAAGCGCTGAAAAAGAAGTGCGATAACAGTGGCATAACCTACCTCACTGCAATGGGAGCCGATCCTGGAATGTCGGACGTATTCGCCAGATACGGGTCTGACATGCTCGACAGCGCCTACGAGGCCCATGTCATGGATGGAGACAATGCAGTCGCGAAAGGATATGACTTCTTCACACTTTGGTCTCCCTT from Candidatus Thermoplasmatota archaeon encodes:
- a CDS encoding epoxyqueuosine reductase — protein: MVSKFRDEVKQLATQLGADLVGIAPENEFASAPAGHRPQDILKGARSVVVIAVALPHAALESAPSREYSASYMSANHELNRIAFRLAKFLQEKGHRAVQVPSSPPYDLKRMRGDLSHRHAGELAGLGAFGKNSLLLSPRYGARMRLVSVITDANLTPDKRLQTDFCMDCDKCIRACPAKALKGGRIVDKKACDNQHLRIGKKLDLSGWEQVCGVCIRVCPVGIHTKKR